A single window of Pirellulales bacterium DNA harbors:
- a CDS encoding MoaD/ThiS family protein, with protein MIRVLIPYHLRMLAGADGEVSLAIEGLITQRTILDALEARYPTLRGTIRDHETGQRRPLVRFFACEEDISLDSPDAPLPLAVASGAEPFWIVGAIAGG; from the coding sequence ATGATTCGCGTACTCATTCCTTATCATTTGCGAATGTTGGCCGGTGCCGACGGCGAAGTGTCGCTTGCCATCGAAGGTCTAATCACCCAACGAACGATTCTCGATGCCCTCGAAGCGCGCTATCCAACCTTGCGCGGCACGATTCGGGACCATGAAACCGGTCAGCGGCGGCCGCTGGTGCGATTTTTCGCCTGCGAGGAAGATATTTCGCTCGATTCGCCAGATGCGCCGCTGCCGCTGGCGGTTGCGTCCGGCGCTGAGCCGTTTTGGATCGTCGGTGCCATCGCCGGCGGATAA